TCAGCCGTCTAGTCTTCATACTAAGACCACTCTGCAAAAAAATCCACGCAACAGCACCATATCCAATACTATACTCGCCTTTAATCAAACCTCCATCAGCCGCAAAATTTGGAGCAAATCGAGCAATGACAATAAATACTGCCAGACAGTAAAAGAACCACTGGCCTTTTAGATACTCGGTGACCGGATGGGTCCATATTCGCCCTGCAACGGTCTTTAAGCTAGCCATTTCTATCTTGCTCAGTCGACTAAAATCCCAATCAGGGACTGTAAATCAGACTAgcacttcttcttcctcggaGACTATATATACAGAAGACTGATGATCTTTCTGTTCTCGAGGTTGTTCAATAGCGATCACTTGAAGCCACAATTCATGTAGGAAGAGTCACACGAACAAGAAGGACCGAAGGACAATCAATTTTACAAGCGAATGACTGCAAACGACATTAAAAGCTTCTTATAACACCAACGAGCTCCGAGTACATTCAATCGATGAAGTGACGGACTGCGTTAGATTACGCTGAGTTCTAGCTCAAAAATGAGTGATACATCTTTTTAGAAGAGTGCTCTTACAAGTTGCCTGAATACGAAGGGATTGATGACTATCTTACTTaaagttcttcaaatcatatTGTCTCTTCACCTCGATAGGAACTAGTAGCTGGCGTTGGCCCTGTTATCATAtatattttcttcttggcatttCATCAAGTTAGTAAGACCGGAAATTTCGATAGtttatttgaaaaatggctCGAGAAGATGAATAGATGTGCTAGAAAGGATAGCCTTGCTAGCGTATTATGCGCTTCCAGTTCAAAAGGGTGAGTCCCAGCTATGCATTGAAACTTTCCCTGGTCACCTTGACGTGGATTCCTGTCGTAATGACCTTCAATGAGAATGTCTGCTATATCGCCAGGGTCGATGGATCATCGATGAGACCGACATTAAATCCCGATGATAGCGCAAGCTCCACTGATTGGGTTTTGTTGTGGAAATACCATGCCAGGAAGGCTCAATCTTTGCATAGAGATGATGTGATACTGTTCAAATCTCCAATGGACCCTTCAAAGACTTACTGTAAGCGTATCAAGGGAATACAATACGACTCGATACTCACGCGATACCCTTACCCTCGAGAAGTGGTGCATATACCTAGGAATCACGTATGGGTAGAGGGTGACAATGCCTTCCACTCGATTGATAGTAATAACTTCGGACCGATTTCAAATGGATTGGTTGTCGGCAAAGCTGTCAAAGTAATATGGCCTCCGTCACGCTGGGGCACTGATTTGAAGTTTACCACTGGTAGACACGAGATATTAACTGCTAAGCCAAAGTGAGGCTAGCAGCTTTTTGAGTAATTTACTTAGCGACCAACTTCCTGTGTATATAATAATGCAATAATGAATATGAAGAGAAAAATTGCCAGTTCAGCGGTCACCTAAATCGCCTTGCTCTTCCCTCAGAATGTTGGGAAATAGTGATTTCTTGACGAGATTCAATGACGAAGGTTCCATAGTGTTTCTGCCACTTTCTTGCCTATTGGTGGGTGTACTGCTAGTGGCAACTGGGGTCGTGAAAGTACtatcaccttcatcaaagCTGTAACAGGACTCACCGTCGAGGCCATCCATCATCAGCATCTTGTTTGTGCTTAGGTTTGGGCTGGAATTGATCGAAAGTCGGCTCCCCGATGAACTGTCATCAC
This DNA window, taken from Torulaspora delbrueckii CBS 1146 chromosome 2, complete genome, encodes the following:
- the IMP2 gene encoding endopeptidase catalytic subunit (similar to Saccharomyces cerevisiae IMP2 (YMR035W); ancestral locus Anc_2.595), whose translation is MRFQFKRVSPSYALKLSLVTLTWIPVVMTFNENVCYIARVDGSSMRPTLNPDDSASSTDWVLLWKYHARKAQSLHRDDVILFKSPMDPSKTYCKRIKGIQYDSILTRYPYPREVVHIPRNHVWVEGDNAFHSIDSNNFGPISNGLVVGKAVKVIWPPSRWGTDLKFTTGRHEILTAKPK